AAGTCTCGTTTGCGCTTAGCTCGAGTGTAAGTGTGAAGGGTTTTGCCATTATCACAATAGGTCTTTTGGTGGACCATGCACATCCGCTTTCGCTTACCAGAATGTAAAATGGGCAAATGTTCACTATCCTCCACCCTATGCCGCCAAAGAGCCATAACTCTATTAGACCGCAAATTCCGAAATCCTGAAGCCATATCCACACGATCAGGCGTTGGAGGAGTAACTGGAGCAGGAGACTCACTATCGGCCAAAATGTATGGAGCATCTTTCTCTTGAGGACAAACAAAAGGCACTGGCGAGACATCCATAGAATTACCACCATCCTTAACCTGGAGTTCAGTTGCTTGAGTTCCGGGAAGCTCAATGTGGTCAACAGATGAAGGGTGATCCATCACTTTAACTCTAACCTCCACAGCCGATAGACTTGGCATATGAAAGAAACGAAACTCTTTACCCGCACCAAAATCTCGTATGCCATCACGACTAACAAGAAGGAAGTCTTTCCCCATAACGACCTTTTTCCGGCATGGCCTCAACTCAATGAAAGTGGAGCGCTCACCAGCTGACCTAACTGAAAAAGGGCGACGGGGAACCTGAGAAGCCGAGGCAGTAGTGCTAGAATTACCCTCCTCATGTAAGGCGACAACCACTATATCCGCTTTACCCTCCAAACTAGTGCTAGACTGCAAGTTAACCTTCATATCATCCGTGTTCGATTGGTCCAAAGCCCGCTGCGCCTCTTCCCTATCATTTGTGTCTGATTGGTCCAAGTCCCTCTGCACCTCTTCCCATGGCTCATATCTTGGATCAAAAATCTCACGGAAATTAGCTTGTGCAGCCTCTCGGGATTTAGCAAAGCACCAATCGGGAATCCAACTCAAATCAGAATCAATCAGTGACGGCTTCTTCGTTTGGAGTCTCAAAATTCCTAGATTTTTTGTGTACAGTGCACGGtcctcaataaattttctctatctatctctcttcactcattactcttaaaaatctctctcaaaacccaaaatgaacaGGGTCTGAGTGTCTTGGTGCACCATGTGTTAAGAAATGAGTTTGTGCATTACGTAACGGTATTTTCTAAgggaacaaaaaaatttaaatttttcctGCACGACGCAATCTTGTTATTTTttacgttaaatttttttggatcatCAATTCGTctcgagagaaatcaaaaaaataagaaaattacaaTCTAGACTCATTGTTTTtgaataacaacaaaaataagcacacacacaaaaagaaagatagatgatatttttttttgcttttatttaaatttcttttgtttggatACAAATaatagttttttacttttcgatTTATCTCATTAGGACGaacaaataatccaaaaaaaaaatgcacagcAAAACTAAGGGGGCATTTGgtaatctttttattttcagtttttagtttttgtctttacttttttgaaaactaatgaagaaaacttgtttggtaacaagtttctgtttttttttgttttacataattttttttagagttttgtaaATTATGAAAACTATAAAAAGGTGTTttccctgattttttttttgaggaacaTAAAcattaccaaacatgtttattgtttttgtttttatgaaaaaataaacctgtttcttcttctaatttcttaaaaacaaaaaaattgaaaaaattaccAAACGCACCCTAAGAAATgcgcattttttttcttttgaatatatgaaaaaaaaacaaatcaaatgaCTTATTAAGTCAAACCACACTTTAGTAAGTATTGCCATGGAACTGTATAGTTCATAAAGATAGTAGTAAAATCTAGGTACAAATTTTTATCAAAACAAATGTCAATTTCATAATCTCAAAACAGGAAATCCCGCATGTCCCCCCTCATTGGAGATCCTCTAGAGTGGATGTCAAAGTCAACGGCGAGGGGAAGTCGGTTTCGGACGTGACACAGTTTCATCGTGTCATGCACAATTACAATACTGCCCTTGCTATAAAATACGAGAAGCTCAACTCCACCCtagttctctctccctctctgggGCCCGTTTATGCTACGTACTACGGAGCATCTCTTTTCCTCTACCCCAGCAACGAGCAAGAACGGACGGAGTGCACTAGCGCCGCGCCGCGCCGCTCCGGTTGCCGGAGACACGATTACGCCTACCAGATCACGCCGGAACACTTCCATCTCCTTTTGCTTTCGAAAGAGCTAACTCGGTGACTATCCTATCCTATcctatcctctctctctctctctctctctctctctctctctctctctattataTGGTTTTAGTTTCTAGTGaaagctagggttttttttatttacgcGTTTGTGTTTGAAGATGTGTAATTGAAAGATAGAGTTTTGATTGCTCAATTTTTATGTTAACTTACTGGTTGAAATAGGGCTCTTGAGTGTTTTTATTACATGGTTCTGATTTCTTCAAGTGGTTGCTTTTTAGTGAAATTTAGGGATTTTTACTTCTAATTGTATATAATTTGGTAGGTTAGGGCTTGTGCTTTCGTATTCATGTTCTTTCAACTGCTGTGGATAAATACTTCAAACAGAAATCTCGGTCATGAATGTCTAATgttaaaaaaggaaagaacGCGCGAACACTATTGGTAGAAATCACTGTTTTGGTAGATATTTATGCCCTTCTTGGAAATTTAATGGAATGCAGGGTAATTATACGGAGGGAGTTTCTTTTATAAGTTAAGGAGGTACTGCATAAacagaaaaataggaaaattttgGTTGTTTACTTGTTGGGTAGGACCTTAGTTCTTGTGAAAGGAAATCCTCCTGTTCTTGGTTCTGTTTGACGAAAATAGTTTCACTGCAACGGTATTTGTAACGCCCTCTCTCACATGATATGGGCCCCATGTACGTGTGCGTCCCACCCCATGGGAGAGAGGCGTTACGAATAACCattgcattgaaaattttctcctgTTTCACATGGCAGGaagttttattcttttttgttaagTCTTTTCTGATTGGAAGCTCAGTTATCAATTCACGCTTTTTCGATAGATATTGTTCTGTGGTTATCTTAAAGGTTGTTTTTCCGTCTTGATTTTGTTTGTACCTTTTTCTTGTAAAGGTGTAAAGGTTCTTTGTTCATAAGTCTGCCCTTTGTTCGATTGGGCAGACTGTAGTCACAAACAATGGGTGGCACATTCAATCCACAGATTCTGGTGGAAAAGCTGGCCAAGCTCAACAGTTCACAGCAGAGCATCGAGAGTATCCTTTTGCTGATAGGCTATTTGTTCTCCATTTGGGGTTCCTTTTGTGAATAGTCATTAGCTCTTGTCACTTCTCCAAAGGGTTCATTTTGCAATTTCCAAATTTTAAAGGTCGTTTGTCGTTTTAATATTTCAACTTTATTGATTGCTTTCAATGTGAGGCTTATAATTGTCACAAGTATTCTACTAGGTGGTGATGCAACATGATAAATCAATCCAAAGAGATGGCATTCTTCTTGGAGCTTTCCCCCATTGCAATGCTTCTAAAAGCTTTGACATTGATAGTCTGCAAGACTGCGATAGCCATGTAGCTTTAAATAACATTATTTGATTCTGTGCATTTGCTCTTTTATCAATCTTACTCATCAGTCTACTGCACCAAATTCTCCTGTGCATGTCGTTTGGCATATTCTTCTCACGTTCCATTCCTTATTCTCAGATTTGATTAAGGTTTATTGCTTATCATTAGTATGTATCCTTGACGCGATCAAGCTTTATCACATTGGTGTATTTTCCACATGTACAAGGCAAAACAAGTTGTTGAAACATGGGATAGACAATTTCATTGCTCACCGCGTGAGCAGCGATTGGCTTTCTTGTATCTTGCAAATGATATTCTACAAAATAGTCGGCGAAAAGGGTTAGAGTTTGTTAGTGAGTTTTGGAAGGTTCTCCCAGGTGCACTTCGTGATGTAATTGAAAATGGAGATGAAAGTGGCAAGAGTGCTGCACGACGACTGGTACTTTTGTTGAGCTCAaagtgcttattttttgtcatttgggagaaatttttgggtgccgggtgggtatatcccacgtggtgcCCGTTTGGCACTCCCGAGCCGTCCgatgcacttttggacggctcagattaaaactctctctctctcctcttaaccctcctctctctctctctctcctaatccgagtcgtccaaaagtACATCGGATGGCTAGGATGTGCCGAGCTGGCACTGAAAAAATTCTTGTCATTTGGCTACATGTATCCTTAAGTTCTGCAaataaacatatatatgtaaACTATGAATTCTTGAAGGAGGTGAAAATTCTTTTGGGCTTCCAAAGCCTTTTGCCATGTAAATACATATGTGCATTGAGGTTGTTAGATTTTAATGCTTAGTGTTGTGAAATGCGATAGCTAATATAATaacgaaaaaaatgaaattgtgTCAAGAACAAGTTTCATGAGCTCATGAAGAAAACTGTAGGTGCCATGGAAGGTTGTAATCTGATCTTTCTGTCCTAGATTTTTGCTGCAGTTAGTCCCCTAAACCCCTTGTCTCCTAATTTAATATGCTGGAAGTTGCATCTTGCCTGTGTAGCATGTTAATTTTAAAGTTCATTCAAGGTGTGTACATGTGCATGTGTTTGCATGGCTGCAACTTGTCTCTCTAAATCAAAATCTTTTCTACTTACCTGTTTGTTTGTATTAAATCTCTTACCTCGTGGTTTGGATATCCTATATTCAAAACGGTTGTTCTGGAACTTAGAGTGGAACATTGTTGATATTGCATCCTCATGTGTGCCTTTCGTATTCGTATCCAGGTCAGCATTTGGGAGGAAAGAAAGGTGTTTGGCTCTCGAGGGCAAATTCTTAAGGAGGAGCTTGTGGGAAGGCACCTGGAAAATAGTAATACAAACGGGAAGCATTCAGCTTTCAAACTGGTGCGTAACTTCTATTCTGTGGTGATTCTGGTGAATTTGTTCTAAAGATTGTCAAGTTTTCACGAAGTTGGGGAGTAAAATCATGTTTCATCCTTTTTCTCTGAACAGAGGCCCTCTGCTGGAAACACATTGGATAAAATAGTTTCGGGTTATCAAGTTGTTTATGGTGGTCAACTGGATGAAGACAATATATTGGGCAGATGTAGGAATGCTATTAGCTGCATCGAGAAAGTGGACAAGGAAATTGGGGGTGTTGTTTCGGGTATGTCCTCAATGGATCCTTAGATGGAAGTGCAAAATAAAGTTTTATTAAGTTataatattttgtaattttttggcaTTCAATATGTGTGGATATGTTTGACATTTATGCATGCTTTAAagcttgttttttgtttccactttcattttcaaaatttatattCATGGTCTTCTGGTCTGAATTGAATTACTATTGAAATGTTGCTTGAACCTAGTTGAAATTTTGCAGAAGACATAGGTTTCTGGTTAATTCAGTAGTATTCTAAGCTTGTTTTCAAAACTTCAGTTTTCCTCCCATGGCATCCCGCTTATGATACTTGCTAGATCCTGTTGCATGTCTCTCCCTCGCCCTCTCCCTCACCCTCTTCCTCTCCATTCTCCTGCTCCCTCTCTCAATGGTTTGTACTATCGTTATGATCATCGTCACTTTGACCAGGGAAACTGAATGGTTCCAGTGTTGTGGAGGAGCTTCAAGGGCAACATGCTATATTGAGAGATTGTACTGAACAGCTGATGGCAGTCGAATCATCAAGAGCAAATCTGGTCTCTCATCTGAGGGAGGCTCTTCAGGAGCAGGTTCGGTGGCAAGCATATCTTCAAACTGTGCTATTTctgtatctttctttctttcgttATCATTGTTTTATGGAAACCTgccattgttttgtttttaggaGTTCAAGTTAGATCAAATCCGCGATCTACTTCAGGTAATTctgttacttttttttatttgctctGTCCTTTGAATGTTTGCCTCAGGGTTTGGCAATGCTATAATTTGGCTAATCTCCCTTCAAAATGCCTTGTATGCAAAATGTGGTTATTGTCTTTTTCTGAGCAACTAGTTAACTTGAAACAAGGCTTATCTTTAGAGTGTGAGATTTTATGTGATATCATGGTGAATTGGAGATAGGTCTTCTTCGATGAAAGATCAAAGCTCAACACCCTATAAATGGTGTTGTTATGTAGATTATACAATTTACTTGTGGACAATTTTAGCCAATCCACTGGTAATATATGGAGTGAGAAAAGTAAAATATGTAGAGTGGGTAGAGTTGACCTAATCTGTTGGCATATGTTAGTACCAGATTGTTTGAGTTTGAGTGctaatattcaaaaatatgaTCACTCTTTCCCAGTGGGTAGAGTTGACCTAATCTGTTGGCATATGTTAGTACCAGATTGTTTGAGTTTGAGTGctaatattcaaaaatatgaTCACTCTTTCCCTTTAGTTATGCTTTATTTTACAACCTAACCAACAGAAATCTGATGAAAAAAGTAAATTCTAAGCCCAAATAGTTTTGCAGTGTAGTTTAATGAGACGGAAACTTGCACATCGAAGCATAGCCACTCCTCAAAATTTGGTAAAGTGATTGATCTGTCTGTTGATGGTTAACCGAATGAGCTACTTCCAGccagaaaaccaaaaaatgtcTGTGTAGCTACAGGTTAGATTGTATGGTCAAAGATATAAAAGATGTTTGTTGAGAAGCCCGTGTGCTTCCGTCGGACCTAGTACCTAGAATGATGAAGGTAAGCAAATGTAAAGAAGGAGAATAATAAGAGCAGAGAAGAAATAAACCGGAGACAAAGGAAGAAAAGTGAGGAAACAGAGAAGGGAACTAACgaggaagaaaaaatgaaatagaagAGGATTGAAAACTGAGAAGTGGAATGGTAgagaaagaagagggaaaaagatGAATAACAGACATTGTCATTTAGTCATACTATAGGGGGCCCATGTCGTGTactcttttcttcttgttttcttaaCGGCCTGTAGTCTTGCTAAAAATGTGGCATTTACTAAAAGCCAGTCCTAACTATTCCATCGCTCTTTTTTCGTGCTTCTGGTTGCAGGCTGCCCAGTCGCAGTCCGAACAGGCCAGTAATTTGTGCAGACAATTGCTAGCTGACGAGAGTATGAAGGAAGCTCATACCACCAATGCGCCGCAGGGTTTTACAGCAGGAAACGGGGAACAATCAGTTCCAGTAATGTATACACGGCAACTACCTTTCCCGGAAAAATCAGGAGAAGACCCCAAAGCTGCAGCAGCAGCTGTGGCGGCAAAGCTTACTGCATCAACATCCTCAGCTCAGATGCTTACTTATGTCCTCTCTTCACTGGCATCAGAGGGCGTCattggaaataaaatgaaagaatcTTCCAGCGATTACGCTTCTGAAAAAAGAACTAAGCTTGAGAATGACCACCACCCCGCTTATATTCCATCTCATAATCCACAAGCACCGCCAGTTCAACCTTATCCGCATCCAGAAAGTGTCCCAATCACCACCCAAGAATCAAATTCAAATGAATTACAACCGCCACCTCCGTCGTCTCCTCCTCCATTGCCGCCATTACCGCCGCCCATGCAGCCATATCCAGTGCCTCAGTTCATGCAGAGTACCTCTGGATTGATTAGTGTACCGTATGGTTATGGTACAACCCAAATGCAGCAGACACTGCCCATTCCGGGTTATTCCCCAGTGGGCCCTCCAATGCATGTCGATTCTTCTTTTATAGCTTCGCCACCAAATCCATACCAGAGCTTTCAAGGATCAGACGGCGGTTTCTATAGCCAGCCAACGTCATTGCCAATGGCACCAATGTCGCGGCAATAGCATTACCAGCATGTTTTGGTAGTTGGAAACGATGAAGGTGTACGGTGGTAATTTTAAGGCATTTCCGGAGGAGTATATGGAGCAAACTTTGTTACACCGGGGGTCGGAAACCTTCCTTGGGTTTTTGTCTTTGATTACCCATAGAAGTATATTTTTTTCGGATGGCCATTAGATGTTTGTATTCATATTTCCAAATATGTTTTATTAAATTCATTAGGTCGGAACCTCgtattgttttattttagtgGTTGAATGGAACATAAAAAGTTTTGGCTATGTTTGACTTGAAAAACTAATGTAGATTGATGTTTGGGTGTCTACTGAAGGAAAAATCATTCTATGCCCCTGGGCACTGCGTGGAAATTATGCgcgaaaattattcaatgcccctgAGGTGCCTCGGGCCTCTCTTCCATCACACACAACTCTTCCACCACAATTGTGTGGTAGAGAAGTGAAGGATACATGGTTTTTTTGGGGGGCCTTCGGACTAAATTTTTAGATTCTCTTTCAACAATTAGTAAAAGTTTGTCTTCAAGTGAAAAGACAAGGAGCTTGGGCTAAAGGGTATTTTGGACTCTTAAGGGTGTGTATTTTGCACTCCTAAAAAGACTCATACGTCACAATTTGTTTCTCATTCTAACTTTACTTTTAATTGTGCCGAGATGTTTGCCCAATTTCGAGATTGACTTGTGTAAGTTACCTTAGCTctccctttttaaaaaaaaattacgtagtACAGTATTAGAGAATGTACACTCTCATTTAATGCTAGAtaaaaacacctcaaatctcaaCCTTatagtttccaatcaaattttaatgatctgagccactcaatgtgtttagaacgtgattttatggACACCCttgaaaaattgggaaaaaaaatgacccggaagggcttgatttgagtgttttttattgaatcgttcaataaaaaactgttcggatgaagcccttcccgctcatttttttttgctgatttctcgtgggtacgcttaaaatcacgttctgattattTTGAgaggctcggatcattgaaattcgatcgaaaactttggggtatttttttaggtgttcccggaaccgccccgttcttagaaactccaaaaaaattaaaggcaACCTTTGTGTTCTCTAATTAATACTAAGTTGGAGtttaaaaatagacaaacaaattgagacggagggagtaaaaaataatctaaacAATTGCCCACAAGCTGCTTGATTGTTGGGTAATAGAGGAGTGAGATTAAGGTGTGGGAAAATACATGCCCCGTGTTAATTCGATGTCTGTGGATACTTAGAGTTAGGGGCCGAATTGTACACTTCCCTTCAGAAACTTTTAAtagtaatagtttttttttttttttgaaaacttaaaagtagtagtagttgcTGAAGGAGAGTTGTGGTAATTGAAATCTATGATTAATCTAGGTCCACGTCCATTTACACATGTAATGCGCGCTCACACTCGTATAAGTGGATGAGGttgcgcaaaaaaaaaaaaaaggaaaattgtgAAACTAACAAAATTAGATCAGAAAGTCTACGCATGCGCTAGTCTTTAGAACACAATTCTAGACACAACCAATGTTCGAATCGGGCAAACCGGAACCGTCCCATGCATGTGGACAATCATGCGCAAATTGCGATCAAACAATTCCCGgtcttttatgtgttttaaaaattaTGGGCATATGTGGTTTATGTTTGACTGGGATAAGAAACAATCCGACATTCGCAGAATGACAAGTTATCCAAACACAAGGGTGCTGCGACAAAGAATCCACCGTCAGGAATCAGGATACATTATCCCCACCCTTTTCTGTTAGTGTTTtaaacaagctaagaacatttataAATTACTAAAATTCCAATGAGGAAACACGCTCAAAGCGACAAATGCAAAAGAGAAGGAAGGAAAAggacgggagagagagagagagagagagagagagagagagggaaaaagcAGTCAACGGATGAGT
This DNA window, taken from Rhododendron vialii isolate Sample 1 chromosome 8a, ASM3025357v1, encodes the following:
- the LOC131297971 gene encoding uncharacterized protein LOC131297971; translation: MGGTFNPQILVEKLAKLNSSQQSIETLSHWCIFHMYKAKQVVETWDRQFHCSPREQRLAFLYLANDILQNSRRKGLEFVSEFWKVLPGALRDVIENGDESGKSAARRLVSIWEERKVFGSRGQILKEELVGRHLENSNTNGKHSAFKLRPSAGNTLDKIVSGYQVVYGGQLDEDNILGRCRNAISCIEKVDKEIGGVVSGKLNGSSVVEELQGQHAILRDCTEQLMAVESSRANLVSHLREALQEQEFKLDQIRDLLQAAQSQSEQASNLCRQLLADESMKEAHTTNAPQGFTAGNGEQSVPVMYTRQLPFPEKSGEDPKAAAAAVAAKLTASTSSAQMLTYVLSSLASEGVIGNKMKESSSDYASEKRTKLENDHHPAYIPSHNPQAPPVQPYPHPESVPITTQESNSNELQPPPPSSPPPLPPLPPPMQPYPVPQFMQSTSGLISVPYGYGTTQMQQTLPIPGYSPVGPPMHVDSSFIASPPNPYQSFQGSDGGFYSQPTSLPMAPMSRQ